The Fragaria vesca subsp. vesca linkage group LG2, FraVesHawaii_1.0, whole genome shotgun sequence genome includes a window with the following:
- the LOC101314521 gene encoding uncharacterized protein LOC101314521 isoform 1, with protein sequence MDDGELDFSNQELDFSIPNMTGELPSSCSMENIFGDFFKETDTACTHNHICNPPSGPDSAHRHTCIHVHTKILSSGASEDKAGTDDTAESGEKNSKKRPLGNREAVRKYREKKKARAASLEDEVIRLRAVNQQLMKRLQGQAALEAEIARLKCLLVDIRGRIEGEIGSFPYQKPVNPGMQNPNYSSAYVMNPCNMQCDDQLYCLQRGNDGKRGDGVAMNGQGFSGCEFENLQCFTNQDGGSMGLSGCDLGNVMLESNGSHSGTKKRKGGARAAAAN encoded by the exons ATGGACGATGGAGAGCTTGATTTTTCGAACCAGGAGCTTGACTTTTCGATTCCCAACATGACCGGTGAGCTTCCTAGTAGTTGCTCAATGGAGAACATATTCGGTGACTTCTTCAAGGAGACTGACACTGCTTGCACTCACAACCACATTTGCAACCCTCCCTCGGGGCCTGACTCGGCTCATAGGCACACTTGCATTCATGTCCACACTAAGATTTTGTCATCGGGTGCGAGTGAGGACAAGGCTGGAACTGATGATACTGCTGAGTCTGGGGAGAAGAACTCGAAGAAGCGGCCTTTGGGGAATCGGGAAGCTGTTCGAAAGTACAGGGAGAAGAAGAAGGCTCGAGCAGCTTCATTGGAGGATGAGGTTATTAGGTTGAGAGCTGTGAATCAGCAGCTGATGAAGAGGTTGCAAGGTCAGGCTGCATTGGAGGCCGAGATTGCGAGGCTCAAGTGTTTGCTTGTGGATATTAGGGGGAGGATTGAGGGAGAAATTGGATCTTTTCCGTATCAGAAGCCAGTGAATCCGGGTATGCAGAATCCGAACTATAGCAGTGCTTATGTGATGAATCCATGTAACATGCAGTGTGATGATCAGCTCTATTGCCTTCAACGAGGGAACGATGGAAAACGTGGAGATGGGGTGGCAATGAATGGCCAAGGGTTTAGTGGTTGTGAATTTGAGAATCTTCAGTGTTTCACAAATCAGGATGGAGGATCAATGGGGCTTTCTGGATGTGACCTTGGAAATGTGATGTTAGAATCCAATGGCAGTCATTCTGGCACAAAGAAGAGGAAAG GAGGGGCACGCGCTGCTGCAGCGAATTGA
- the LOC101315005 gene encoding WD-40 repeat-containing protein MSI3-like: MADDHEQEDTAVVEEEYAVWKKNTPFLYDLIISHPLEWPSLTVHWVPSAPQPYSDPSLAVHKLILGTHTSDDYPNYLMVADALLPASQPNVDAVSDEPTLPKVEISQKIRVDGEVNRARCMLQKPNMVGAKTSGSEVYVFDCTKQGLKSQDGECDPDLRLRGHDKEGYGLSWSPFKEGYLLSGSNDCKICLWDVSALAQDRVLHPMHVYESHESVVNDVSWHSRDENLFGSVGDDCQLMIWDFRTNRAQQTVKVHEKEVNYLSFHPCNEWVLTTASSDTTVGLFDMRKLNVPLHALSGHTEEVFQVEWDPNHDAVLASYAGDRRLIVWDLNRIGDEQLEGDSDDGPPELLFQHGGHKAKISDFSWNKEVPWTISSVAEDNTLQVWQMADGIYGDDDVQEGEASDV; this comes from the exons ATGGCTGACGATCACGAGCAGGAAGACACCGCCGTCGTGGAGGAAGAGTACGCCGTCTGGAAGAAGAACACTCCTTTCCTCTACGACCTCATCATCTCTCACCCTCTCGAATGGCCCTCTCTCACCGTCCACTGGGTCCCCTCCGCCCCTCAGCCTTACTCCGATCCGTCTCTCGCCGTCCACAAGCTCATCCTCGGGACCCACACCTCCGATGACTACCCTAACTACCTCATGGTCGCCGACGCCCTCCTCCCCGCTTCTCAGCCCAACGTCGACGCCGTCTCCGACGAGCCCACTCTCCCTAAG GTTGAGATTTCGCAGAAGATTCGTGTCGATGGGGAGGTGAATAGGGCGAGATGCATGCTGCAGAAGCCGAATATGGTTGGGGCGAAGACTAGTGGTAGCGAGGTGTATGTGTTTGATTGTACCAAGCAGGGGCTGAAGTCTCAGGATGGTGAGTGTGATCCGGATTTGAGGTTGAGGGGTCATGATAAAGAAGGGTATGGCTTGTCGTGGAGCCCGTTTAAGGAGGGTTACCTTTTGAGTGGTTCGAATGATTGTAAGATTTGCTTGTGGGATGTGTCTGCTTTGGCTCAAGATAGGGTGCTTCATCCAATGCATGTTTATGAG AGTCATGAAAGTGTGGTTAATGATGTATCATGGCATTCGAGGGATGAGAATCTGTTTGGGTCTGTTGGGGATGATTGCCAATTGATGATATGGGACTTTAGAACAAATCGAGCCCAACAAACTGTCAAAGTTCATGAGAAAGAG GTAAACTATCTATCTTTCCATCCGTGTAATGAGTGGGTCTTGACTACAGCATCTTCAGACACTACTGTGGGTCTGTTTGATATGCGGAAGCTCAATGTACCATTGCATGCTCTGAGTGGCCACAC AGAGGAGGTATTCCAGGTTGAATGGGACCCTAATCATGATGCTGTGTTGGCATCATATGCCGGTGACAGAAGGTTGATAGTTTGGGACCTTAACAG GATTGGGGATGAGCAGCTGGAGGGAGATAGTGATGATGGGCCACCAGAACTTCTGTTTCAACATGGCGGTCATAAAGCAAAGATATCAGATTTCTCATGGAACAAAGAAGTTCCATGGACCATTTCAAGTGTAGCTGAAGATAATACTCTCCAGGTTTGGCAAATGGCCGATGGCATTTACGGCGATGATGATGTGCAAGAAGGGGAAGCTTCTGATGTCTGA